ATAACCCATCCCACCCTGAGTGGGTGCCGAGCGGCTTAGCGTCAGGCGCTGGCTATGTTCGTTATCCACATCGCGCAGGTCGCTGGCGGTGAAGGTGCTGTCGAAACCGAGAGGAATAGTGAACTGGAGCTGGGCGCTGTAGCCGCCATCACCCAGAGTTTTGTTCATCGATAGCGATATGTTGCTGTTATGCCACATCCCCATGCTCCAGGAGAGATTGAGCAGGCGGGTACGGCTGTCATCCGGTGCCGTCAGGTCGAAATATCCGGCGGAAAGTGAACCGAATCGGGCACCAAAAGGCGAAACAGTTGCCGATATCTGCTCGCTGCGTTTGCTCAGTTCAGAATCGCTGCCCAGCACGCTAAGATCGCGGTAGTCACCGCTGCGCTGCTGGTGCTGTAGCGATAGGCTAAAGCTCGGTGCCAGCCATGAATAGCCCACGGTGTATTGGTTGCCCTCACCGCTAAATTCGCCATCCTGATTGCGGCTCCAGGCTACGGCATTGGTCAGGGTGCCGAAACGCCAGAGCGCTATGTCAGTACCGATACCGGCAAGCTGTAAGTCATCACCTATTTCGCTATGACTGGAGAAGGTGAGGCTATCATTTAAACCGTAGCGCCAGATTCCGCTGGCGGCGGCGCTATCGTAATGGTTACTGCGCCAGCCGTAATCGCGGCGCAGAGCGCCCATCGACAGGTCAAAGTCAGACAGACCGGCGCGCAGCAGGGTGTTAGCCACATAAAAGGGTACGGTAGTGGATACCTGGCGGCCTAATGCATCGGTGGTGACTACTGTCGCCTCGCCCGCACCGTTGATGTAAGGGGTATTGATGAGAGTAAACGGGCCGGAATTGACTTCATGGCTGCTGGTTTTGAAGCCATTAATAAATAAATCGACGCTGCCGGGTACGGCGGCGCTTCCCTGATAGTTAAATACCGGCCAGGTAATAAGATCGGGGCGAATAGCAAAATTGCGGCTGATGCGCAGACCGCCAAGGCGTACGGCGTTGCTCCAGCTTAGGGCATTACTGATAACATCCCCTAATTGATAGCTAATCAGGTTCTCATCATCGCTGTAGCGCCAGAAAGTATCGTAACGCAAATAACCATCAGGATTACTCTCTTCACTGGAGCTAAACTGCCGCCAGCTGCCGGTATTCGAAATATAACCCTGGCCGCTAAACAGACGTTGCTCAAGCCAGGTCGCTACGTAGCGGTTATGATTGCCACCGCTGCTTTGCTGGCCATAGGCATCATAGCTAAACATCAGGCCGGGGCTGGCGGTGGCGGTGCGATAATCAAGACGGGACTCTTCATCTTTTAGCGTTTGCTCAGGCAACCAGTTATCCGGCACGGTAATAGCCAGGGTCTGGGTCGTTTGATCGTAATGGGGCGTAACGCCGGGCAGGGTATTAACATCGACAAGGCCGCTGGTTTGTCCTCGGGGCAGGCGCACATGGTTGCGGCTCAGCACCCCCGCCTCAACCCAGAAATGCCCCTGACGCTGATTGACTGGCACCACCTCGTCGCTCCTGCGGCCATTGACCGACACCGTAAGGTACCAGGTCATATTTTCTCCTGGCGGCATAGCGCGCGGCGGTGGCGGCAGTGCGCCATCATCGTCGGCATGGGCGCTATTATTAAGCGCAATAATAAGTATCGCTGCCCGCCACAGGGCTGGCGTTTTGTGCATCGATGGTCAGGTTTAACCAGCCGATGGAATTTCTACGGGTTGCCCCGTTTCTGCAAGCGTTGCGAATAACTTCCCGGCCGGAGGCTTGCGCCCGCCGGGTATTGGCCAGCGCATCTCCTGTCCGGGCAATACATAGCCCAGAAGCCCAGGGCTCATGGTCAGAGCTGCGCGGCTGGCATTGGGGGCACTGCCCCAAAACACGCCGCTCAACCGGGCATGCACCGCTCCTTTATTGCTGACAGTGAGCCAGTGTTGCCCAGCTTCGCTCACCACGCGCCAGCTCAGCGCTGGCTGAGTGTAGCTTTTGCCATCCTGCGGCCCTTCTATCGCGTTAGGGAGTTTGATGCCATCACCCGCAACAAATAGCGGTAGCAAATAGCGCATCTGGAAATGGATACCGGCCCCCGGTTCGGTACTGGCAGGAACCGCTCCCGGTACTTCATCGACGATCACCCGATAGGCCTGCTCTTGTCCCGATGGTGCCGGTCGCAGAGACATTAAACGCACCATTTGGCGCTGTCCGGGAGCAATAGTGGCAAATGGGGGGCTGGGAACAACATTTTGCTGCGCGTGATAGCTTTCGCGAGCCTGCTGCTGTTGCCAGCCAACGACCCGTATTTGTAGCGTAATGGGGGCAGCACCGCGGTTTTCCAGCCATAATACGGAGCCTTTATCGTCCGCCGGAATGGTCTGGGTTAGGGGCCAGATAACTACAGAGCTGGCCGCCATGACGCCCGGAGTCAAAGCCAGAAGGGCCAGAAAAAGAGTCGCGAACCGGTTCATAGATAATCCCTGTTAAAAAGTAAATGTCACGGTTACGTTGTCGGTATAAGTTCCGGCTGGAGGGCTGGTGCCATCGGCCGGAAGCCGACCATAAACGGTGTAAGTTTGAGTCGTCGCCGGAAATGAGGCGATGCTCATGACTTGTGCTCCCGTTCCCCAAACCACGCTCCGGGAGGCATTTTGGTAAAGCTGGTAGCCAATCTTGCGCGTTCCGGCGCTATTTATGAGATAGCGCAGAGCGCTACTGCCGCCGTTTTGCCCGCCATCCATGGCGATAGTGACTGACGTTCCCGGCGTGCAGGTCAGAACAATCGACCCGGCACCAAGCGTGCTAATCACATCCCTACTGTTATGCAGATCGACCATAGTGCCAAAATTGAGTGCACCGAAGCTCCCGTTACCGGTACCTGAGCCTCCCAACTGGCAGCCATTATTAATGCGAGCGCTAATGGTGAATGTACTTGTTACCGTGGCCCCAAAAGCGTAGGGCATTACGCCTAGCAATAATGCCGATAGCAGCCGGAGATTTTTCATCCGGGCTACCAGACGAGCGTTGCAACAACCGTATCGTTATAGGTGCCTGCCGGTGGAGTCAGGCCGGCAGTAGTTGCCGTTTGGTCCTCTGGAAGGATCCGACCATAAATGTTAAAAGCCTGCCCGGTGTTGTTCGGAATTGAGATAGCGGTATTGGCGGTAATCGGCGTGCTAAAAGCGCTATCGGTATAAAGCCGGTAGGCAATACGGTTTCCGGCGCTGGCCATATAACGAAGGTTACCGGAGCCGGTATTAGCGCCACCGTTGAAAGTGAGCGTAGGGGATGTTGCGGTATTACAGGTAATGGTGATGGGGTTGGCGTTATCGGCCCCCAGTGCCCGGCTGGAGAAGGCGTTATTCAGATCCGCTTTGGTACCAAAATCCAGCGTACCCCATGAGTTGACGCCTCCGGTAGAAGAGCCGTTTGTTACCGTACAGCCGGGACCGATTATCAAACGCACGCTTAACTGGCCTGTCAGAGTTTCTGCCCGCGCCGCGCCCGACATAGCTAGCAGCAGAACTCCACCAGCGGCCCAGTAACTTATTTTTTTGCTTTCACCCATAGGAAACCCCATGACGTCACATGTTATTGATTAATCGCTATTTTCTTTTAGTAGCGATTTAGTGATTATCTCTCCGGATAAGGTCAAACGTCGGGCGTTACCCAGAGTTAACATTTGCTGTGAATAAAGGCGTTACGCCAGCAGTCATTCCGGCGCTAAGCAACATCAACCATCACTCCCAGGCGTGTGCTGCCTGACTGGTAACTTTTTCAATTCCGGTCAGATGTTATCGCCGACTCTTTAGGTACAGTTACTAGCTGCTTAAGGCGTGATTAATGTTAATTATAGGTTAAATTATTGTTTGTCAATTATTGATGCGGATGAAACTTAAGGTATCTTGAGATCTTAGCGCTGGGTCATATAAAGCTCATTTTGAAAGCCTTGTACATAATGGGGTTTTACGCCAGTAAAAAAGAGAAAATAGAGCGATGGCAGAACATTCATATATTCATCATTCAGGAATAATTAATTATTGGAATAGTGAGGTGAACAATGGAATAAAGGAATATTTTTAGCTGAAATACCTATCACGGAGTAAATTTTATTGCCGCGGCAAATAAATATGAGATTAAAATAAATTAAAATTCCATTTCATAGAATCCTAATTATAGAGTATTTCTTTTGCGTCAGAACTTTCGCCATAATTGATAATTTCCGGGCTTACGCTCAATTAAGGCAATTGATAGTATCTCCTGCGGACAGAGACTGAGTCCTCTTGCCTGTGGACCAGGAACTTAATCGACGGGTGCGTAAATGAGTAATCCAACACCGATTTATAATGACAAGGATTGTCAAATGTCAGATGTATACCAGCGGCTGCCGAGCGAAGAAGAAATAATTATATTAGCCTCTAAAGTGATAAGGAAGAGTACCGGCAGAGTTAATAATAAAGATCTCATTAGCTTTTTGCTGTTAAAACTAGAAACCGAAGTAAATCCCGATATTCAGGATGTATATCGCAATGCGTTGCAAAAGGTGGTTTATATGACACCGGATGATATATGAATAAAACGACAATGATATTCTGGCCCGCCAGGCGAGCCAGAGGGTTTTCAAGGTAGCCAGAACATCTCTTTCAGCTCTTCGCTGACCGGGCTGCCGTCAGGGTTCGATGGCATCAGCGTTTTCATGGATTGCCACCAGCGCTGACAGACCTCCGTTTGCGCCACGGCATCCCAGCGCTCCTGAGACTCTATCTCGACGCTGGCGAACAGCAGATTGCGCCCGGCGTCGAGCCAGATGGCGTAGTTGTGCGCACCGTGGGCCTTAAGGGTTGCCTCAAGCTCCGGCCAGATAGGATTATGGCGCTGCTGATACTCCTGATGTGCGTCTGGGTTTACCTGCATAATGAATGCTTTGCGGATCATAATGCCTCCAGATAAAGCTGGCGAACCTCCTCGCGGCTGGCGCTGCGTGGGTTACACGGCGCACAAGGGTCTGCCAGTGCTTTATCAATCCATTTTTCAATATCCTGCTCAGTGATGCCCAGTGCTCCAAATCCTGCCGGGATACCCACTGATGCCGCGAGCTGACGAATGGCGTTAATCGCCTCTTTGCTGGCTCTTTCGTCGCTCATTCCCAGAGTATCAACACCCATAGCCGCCGCGATACGGGCAAAACGCGCTTGTGCCTGTGGGCGGTTAAAGTTTTCTACTACCGGAAGCAGGATGGCATTACATACGCCGTGCGGCAGATTATGGGTTGCACCAGGCTGGTGGGCTAAAGCATGCACCAGCCCAAGTCCGGCGCTATTAAATGCCATTCCTGCCAGATACTGCCCGTTAGCCATCATTTCACGGGCTTCCAGATTTTGGCCATCGGCGACGGCGACCGGCAGCCAGCGATGAATCAGACGAATGGCTTCGAGGGCGCTGGCGTCGGTAAGCGGATGCGCGCCCTGGGAAACGAAAGCCTCAACGGCGTGCGTAAGGGCATCCATGCCGGTTGCGGCAGTGACATCCGGCGGCAGGCCGCACATTACGCTGGCGTCATCCACGGCGATATCCGGGATGATGCTGGGGTCGATAATAACTTCTTTAACCTGACGGGCGCTGTCGATAATGACCGCGTTGCTGGTCATTTCTGCGGCAGTTCCGGCGGTGGTATTAATGGCGACCAGAGGCGCTCCGCCATGTGTCACATGGCCAACACCGGCATAAGCCGTGGAGGGGCCAGGGTTAGCGGTCAGGATTTTAATGGCTTTGGCGGTATCTATCGGGCTGCCACCGCCGAAAGCTATCAGATAGTCACACTGTTCTTGCTGCCAGGCCCGATACCCGTTTTGAACTAACTCTTCGGTTGGGTTCGGGAAAACTTCGTCAAAAAGTGACCAGCTCAGATTGTGGGATTCAAGAGCGCGAAACAGACCATCAAGCAGGCCAAGTTTAACCAGGGCGCTATCGGTAACGATAAGAGCCTTACCCCATTCTTTTTTGGCAACCAGTTGCACCATATCTTCAATTGCACCGGCCCCGTGCAGGCTTAACCGGGGCAGAGCCAGCATAAAACTCATAAGCTTTCTCCTTAAAGCTGACGCGCTGGCAGGCAGCGCGTTTGGGGGTTAGAGCGCCAGCGCGCCGGGCAGTGGCGTGACGTCGAAGCGCTGTGCCAGGGCTTGCAGCTCTTCGCGTGAAATGGTCTGCTTCATGCCGCCCATCGAAATAACTTTCACCAGAATTTGGGCTGACTTCTCTGCGGTATCAATAAGGCCGAAAGCTTCATCCAGCGTCGGGCCGCTGCCAAATACGCCGTGGAATGGCCACAGCACCAGGGAGTGTTGAGCCATTTGCTGTGCGGTGGCGAGGCCAATTTCATCAGTACCCGGTACCATCCACGGCAGAATGCCAACCCCATCCGGGAATACCACCAGACATTCGGTACTGCCTTCCCACAGTTTGCGGGTAATAACGTTGGTATCGTTTTCCAGCACGTAGGTCAGGGCAATCAGGTTGGTGGCATGGCAATGCATAATTACCCGGTCGCGGCCGCCGGTCGCTTTCATACGTACCGCGTGTGACTGGAAATGGGCCGGAAGTTCAGAAGTTGGCAGTGCATCGCCGGTCAGCCCCCACAGAATGTGGTAACCAGCGCCGTCGCTATCTACCTGAACCACACCGAGATTGGCCGCCGGGTCGAGCTGAACGTTACGGAAAAACTTACCGGAACCGGTAACGATAAACGGCGTCCCGGCCAGCTCAGGCAGAGGCTGACTCAGGGCGATATAACGCGGCTGGGCGTGAAAATCGGCCTGCCACGGGTTGAGATCCTCCTGGTCCAGGCGCAGGGTTAAGTTCCCGCCGTTACGCTCGTCCCACCCTTTAAGCCAGGCATCCGAAGTAGCTTTGATCATGCCCTGAACAAACCAGGCGTCGAGAATCGTTTTCATAAAGTAACTTCCTTAAGGCCCGGACAAACCGGGCAAAGATAACCGGTGGATGGCGCGGCGTTTGCGATTGACGCCATCGCGCCGCCACCTCGTCAGTCATTGATTTAGCTGAGGCGCTGGTCTTATGCCCGAACGCCCGATCGGTTAGCGCCGCGTTTCCAGAACGGTTTGCTCATAACGGCGCACTTCATCCAGCCATTCGCTGCCTGCCGGAACATTCTCGCGGCGGCACCACTCTTCCCATACCGCCTGCCACGGCAGAGACTTCTGCTCTTCCAGCAATGCCAGACGGGCGGTGTAATCACCTTCCAGCTCTAGCTTGCGCAGCCGATCGGTTGGCTCCAGCAGGGCGCGCAGCAGTGCTTTTTTCATATTACGAGTACCGATAACCCAGGCCGCGACGCGGTTGATAGAGGCATCGAAGAAGTCCAGTCCGATATGAACCCGGTCAAACAGGTTGTGGCGGATGATTTCGTTGGCGATTGCCTGAGTTTCATCGTCCAGCAGCACGACGTGGTCGCTATCCCAGCGCACCGGACGGCTGACGTGTAACAGCAGACGCGGGACGTAAAGCATGGCGCTGGAGATTTTGTCGGAGATAACTTCGGTTGGATGGAAGTGCCCCGCGTCCAGGCACAGAGCGGTCTGGCGGCTGGTGGCATAGCCCATATAGAACTCATTAGAACCCACGGTATAGCTTTCAGACCCAATGCCGAACAGCTTGCTCTCTACCGCATCGATGTGATGCTCAGGATTCAGTTTTTCACTGATGATCTCATCCAGCGCGTTAAGCAGGCGCTGACGCGGAGCCAGGCGGTCAACGGTGAGATCCTTCATGCCGTCAGGGATCCAGATATTCATTACCGACGGCGTGCCAAGCTGTTCACCAAAATACGCGGAAACCCGGCGGCTGGCTTTGCAGTGATCGATCCAGAACTGGCGGATCTTAGGGTCGGCATGCGCCAGGGTAAAACCGTCGGCGCTCAGCGGGTGTGAGAAACAGGATGGATTGAAGTCCAGACCCAGTTTATTGTCGCGAGCCCAGCTTACCCAGTTGCTAAAGTGCTCGGGTTTAATCTGATCGCGAGCGACCGGCTGGTCAGACTCCAGATAGATGGCGTGCAGATTGAGACGTTTGGCCCCGGGAATCAGGTGCAGCGCCTGCTCAAGGTCGGCCCGCAGCTCGCTGGCGTTGCGTGCCTTGCCCGGGTAATTACCGGTAGCCTGGATGCCGCCAGTCAGTGCGCCTTCCGGATTTTCAAAACCGGCTACATCGTCGCCTTGCCAGCAGTGCATGGAGACCGGCAGTCGCGCCAGCTGCGCCAGGGCCTGCTCAGCATCAACGCCGATAGCGGCGAAGCGCTGTTTTGCATTGTTCCAGATAGATTCAGAATGAGTTGTCATGCGCAAAGCTCCCTGGTAGGTGAGTGCTGAAACTGCGCGCTCAGGCGGGCAATTTCACTATTTGAATTAGGGGTGTAACGAGTCAGGCGATAGTTTTTGGTGATGAGCTGACGCACCGCAGTGACGTCAGCTAACTCATCTAGCGCCATCAGCTGGCAGCCGATATTGCCAAGCGTTGAGGCCTCAACCGGCCCGGCCAGTAGCGGCAGCCCGCAGGCATCGGCACATAGCTGGTTAAGCAATGGGTTTTGGCTACCGCCCCCGACGACGTGTAAATGGCTGAAACGGCGGCCGCGAACCTGCTCTAGCGAATGCAGCGCGCTGGCATATAGCAACGCGAGGCTGTCGAAGATGCAGCGCGCCAGTTCGGCGGCTGTGGTGGGCACCGGCTGAGCCGTTTCACGACATGCTGCCTGAATCTCCGTCACCATATGTTCGGGGTTCAGGAACCGGTCATCGTTGGGGTTAATTACCGAGCGGCAGGCAGGAAGCCGGGCGGCGCGGGCAATCAGCTCGCCAATATCGCTCTCTTGAAGTTCACTGGTTATTCGCTGCAACAGCCACAGGCCCATGATGTTTTTCAGCACCCGATAGCGGCCTTCGGCACCACCTTCATTCGTGATATTGGCGGCCAGCGCTTGCGGACTGGTGTATGGGGTCATACTTTCAAAGCCAATCAGCGACCAGGTGCCGGAGGAGAGGTAGGCCGCATCGGCATCGGCCAGCGGGGTAGCCAGAACGGCGCTGGCGGTATCGTGGCTGGCGACAGAAACCTGCGGAATTTTATTACCCATCCGGCAGATCCAATTGCCGACAACGCGGCCAGGCCAGGCGGGAGTCCCAAACCAGCTTTGTGGTGCTCCCGCCCACTCGAGCAGCGATGAATCCCAGTTATCGGTTTCGATATTGATAAGCTGAGTGGTCGTGGCGTTGGTGTATTCCCAGTTCAGCTCGCCGGTCAGGCGGTATCCGAGATAGTCTGGTATCAGTAGCGCGCGCTCTGCCTGCTGACACCACTCTGGATGGCTGTCGCGCAGGGCCCGGAACTGGTACAGGGTATTGAAAGGTAAAAATTGGATCCCGCTACGCTGATAAATATCTTCTCGCCCAAGCTCCGCGCAGGCGCGCTCCATAACTCCATCAGTGCGGTGATCCCGATAGGCTATTGGCAGCCCTATGCGCTGGCCATTTTTATCGATAAGCACATAATCGACGCCCCAGGTATCAATGCCAAAACTATCGACGCGGATCCCTAAATCACACACTTGCTGTAAACCGTGGCGAATCTCCTGCTCAAGAGCATCGACATCCCAACAGTCGTAGCCATCGACTTTACGCAGTCCGTTGGCAAAACGGTGGATTTCGCTTAATTCCAGGCGCTGTTGCTGCCCATCGTAACGGGCCAGCATGACGCGACCGCTAGACGCGCCGAGGTCAATGGCGACACAGTGACGGAGAGTCATGATGAGGGTCCTTTTGCTAATCAGTGCCCTCCACTCTATGAAGCTCTGCCTGACGATGCCTTTTCTCCGGTGCCAGCCTGTCTGAACGTTTGGCAACAAAGTGAAGGTCGCGCCGTGGGCCTTCACAATTTCACTCATTGTTCGTTTTAAAAGCCGTTCCAGCACCATTATGGCGGTTGTGACCCTGACCGCACTTCTTAATAATTCGCAAAATTTCTTAGAATTAACGCCGTTTTTAGTCGCGGAATGGTCAAAAATTTAAGGTGGTGCCGGCGGTGGTTAACTAACATCGAAACATCTATCCGTTGGGAGGTGTGTCGATGACTAAGTTACATAGCGTGGACTATTTTCCGTCAGGGCGGGCGAAAGTGACTATTGAACAGCGCCAGCCTCAGGCGGCGTTTCCTGAGCATCATCATGATTTCTTTGAAATTGTTATTGTCGAACACGGTACCGGCAGCCATATCTTCAATGGCCAGCCTTATACTCTGAGCGGCGGATCGGTCTGTTTTATTCGCGACCATGACCGGCACCTGTATGAGCACACGGAGGATTTGTGTCTGACCAATGTGCTATATCGAGCGCCGGACGCTTTTAATTTCCTGTCCGGGCTGGAGCGGCTGCTGCCTCAGGAGCGCGACGGTCATTACCCGGCGCACTGGCGGGTAGGCAGCAATACCCTGGCTCAGGTAAGACTGCTGGTTGACAGGCTGGCTGCGGCAGGGGAAGGCGGCAGCGATGAGGATGTCGCCCAGCGGGAAATGCTGTTCTTGCAGCTCATATTGTTACTGCGTCAGGGCAGCCTTGAAGAGCCGGGGACGGGCCAGGGGAGTCTTAACCATCTTCTTTCGTGGCTAGAGGATAATTTTGGCCAGGATGTGGAGTGGGAGGGGCTGGCCGGGCGGTTTAATTTATCGCTGCGTACGCTGCATCGGCAGCTTAAACAGCGTACCGGGCTGACCCCTCAGCGCTATCTCAACCGTCTGCGCCTGTGTCGGGCGCGTTATATGCTGCGCCATAGCGAGGAGCGGATTACCGATATTGCCTATAGCTGTGGTTTTAGCGACAGTAACCACTTCTCAACGCTTTTCCGGCGTGAGTTCCAGTGCTCCCCGCGTGACCTCCGTCATGGCAGGGAGCTACCTACCAGGTAACGCGAAGCCAGTCACCGTTTTTTAGCCGGTTAATCATGATAATGACGCTCTTTACTGGAGGGGCGGCGTGACTATCCTGACTTTGCAAAAAAAAGACTTTTTCGAAAGTCCCGGCCAGCCCGTGGTGGTGGCAGATCGCCTGCCGCAGCAGGTGTTTGCCGATCATCGCCATGATTTTTATGAGCTGGTGTTGGTTTGGCGCGGTAACGGCCTGCACATTCTTAACGGTCATCCGTGGCGAATAACTCGCGGCGATCTGTTCTACATTCGCCCGGAGGATCGTCATAGCTATACGTCGGTCGATAATCTGGTATTGCAAAATATTCTCTACTGCCCGGAGCGTCTGACTCTTAACTATCCGCTAGAAGACCTTATCCCCGACTCCCGATTGCGAGGCCACTGGCGGCTAAGCCAGGCCGGAATGACGCCGGTGCGCCAAATAATCCAACAGTTATCCCACGAAACGATGGCAACTGACGCCTTAAGCTGTCGGATGGCTGAAACTCTTTTTTTGCAGCTATTACTTACGCTTAAACGGCATCGTTACCAGTCGGAGAGCGGTTCAGCGCAGCCTGACGAGACCGGGGTTGAACGGCTTATCGGGATAATTGCTGCCCAAATGGATAAGCCGTTGGAACTTGCCGAGTTTTGCCATCAACAGGGATGTAGCGAGAGGAAATTACGCCAGAGTTTTCGTCAACAGACCGGGATGAGCATTAGCCATTACCAGCGGCAGATTCGAATTTGCCGGGCGCAATATCTTTTGCACAACAGCACATTGCGAATAAGTGAGGTCGCAATGCACTGTGGTTTTGAAGACAGTAACTATTTTTCAGTGGTGTTTGCCCGGGAAACGGGGATGGCGCCATTGCAGTGGCGCCAACAGATGAATGCGCCGCTAGTTCGCCATGCCAAGGCCAACAATATTGGCGGCGATAATGATGACCACGCAGCCGATGCTTAAGACGCCGACCGGACGACGGCCAACGTTGACCCACTCTTTTAGTACCAGCCCTACCAGACCGCCGCACAGTACATAGAAGCTCATATGCAGCATCCAGCTCATGTAGTCATACTGCGCGGGAATACTGGCATGGCCCCAGGCGTAAAAGAAGAACTGGAGGTACCACATCAGGCCACCCAGCGCCGAGAGCAGAACGTTGGTGATAATAAGTCCGCGAGCCAGAGAGAAATCGGCTTTGATTGACAGCGACGGTACGCGAGCCAGGCGAATAAAGCAGAAGCCAAGGTTGATAAGTGCCCCACCACCCATAATCACTACGTAACTTGGTAGCGCAACATATAAAGGGTCGACTCCTAAAGCCGCCGCGGCTTCATGCATCGGTTTCGCGGCATTCATCGCAAACGACATCCCGGCGGAGAAAATGCCGCACATCACCGCCAGTATTAGCCCTTTTTTCAGATTGAACTCTTCGGCCTGGATGCCCATTTGGCGCTCTTTAAGCTGCCCGGCTCGGGTGACAATCGCCACGCCCGCCACCGCAACCAATACGCCCAGCAGGGTCATTTGCCCGCCTTTGGTGTTAATTAATACGTGGAACTGACCATTAATTATTGGGGTCATTAGCGTGCCGACAATCAGCGTAATACCAATGGCGATACCGATCCCCATCG
This genomic interval from Salmonella enterica subsp. enterica serovar Choleraesuis contains the following:
- a CDS encoding pili assembly chaperone translates to MNRFATLFLALLALTPGVMAASSVVIWPLTQTIPADDKGSVLWLENRGAAPITLQIRVVGWQQQQARESYHAQQNVVPSPPFATIAPGQRQMVRLMSLRPAPSGQEQAYRVIVDEVPGAVPASTEPGAGIHFQMRYLLPLFVAGDGIKLPNAIEGPQDGKSYTQPALSWRVVSEAGQHWLTVSNKGAVHARLSGVFWGSAPNASRAALTMSPGLLGYVLPGQEMRWPIPGGRKPPAGKLFATLAETGQPVEIPSAG
- the rhaM gene encoding L-rhamnose mutarotase translates to MIRKAFIMQVNPDAHQEYQQRHNPIWPELEATLKAHGAHNYAIWLDAGRNLLFASVEIESQERWDAVAQTEVCQRWWQSMKTLMPSNPDGSPVSEELKEMFWLP
- the rhaS gene encoding HTH-type transcriptional activator RhaS, whose product is MTKLHSVDYFPSGRAKVTIEQRQPQAAFPEHHHDFFEIVIVEHGTGSHIFNGQPYTLSGGSVCFIRDHDRHLYEHTEDLCLTNVLYRAPDAFNFLSGLERLLPQERDGHYPAHWRVGSNTLAQVRLLVDRLAAAGEGGSDEDVAQREMLFLQLILLLRQGSLEEPGTGQGSLNHLLSWLEDNFGQDVEWEGLAGRFNLSLRTLHRQLKQRTGLTPQRYLNRLRLCRARYMLRHSEERITDIAYSCGFSDSNHFSTLFRREFQCSPRDLRHGRELPTR
- a CDS encoding spore coat protein U, which encodes MKNLRLLSALLLGVMPYAFGATVTSTFTISARINNGCQLGGSGTGNGSFGALNFGTMVDLHNSRDVISTLGAGSIVLTCTPGTSVTIAMDGGQNGGSSALRYLINSAGTRKIGYQLYQNASRSVVWGTGAQVMSIASFPATTQTYTVYGRLPADGTSPPAGTYTDNVTVTFTF
- the rhaR gene encoding HTH-type transcriptional activator RhaR encodes the protein MTILTLQKKDFFESPGQPVVVADRLPQQVFADHRHDFYELVLVWRGNGLHILNGHPWRITRGDLFYIRPEDRHSYTSVDNLVLQNILYCPERLTLNYPLEDLIPDSRLRGHWRLSQAGMTPVRQIIQQLSHETMATDALSCRMAETLFLQLLLTLKRHRYQSESGSAQPDETGVERLIGIIAAQMDKPLELAEFCHQQGCSERKLRQSFRQQTGMSISHYQRQIRICRAQYLLHNSTLRISEVAMHCGFEDSNYFSVVFARETGMAPLQWRQQMNAPLVRHAKANNIGGDNDDHAADA
- a CDS encoding lactaldehyde reductase, whose product is MSFMLALPRLSLHGAGAIEDMVQLVAKKEWGKALIVTDSALVKLGLLDGLFRALESHNLSWSLFDEVFPNPTEELVQNGYRAWQQEQCDYLIAFGGGSPIDTAKAIKILTANPGPSTAYAGVGHVTHGGAPLVAINTTAGTAAEMTSNAVIIDSARQVKEVIIDPSIIPDIAVDDASVMCGLPPDVTAATGMDALTHAVEAFVSQGAHPLTDASALEAIRLIHRWLPVAVADGQNLEAREMMANGQYLAGMAFNSAGLGLVHALAHQPGATHNLPHGVCNAILLPVVENFNRPQAQARFARIAAAMGVDTLGMSDERASKEAINAIRQLAASVGIPAGFGALGITEQDIEKWIDKALADPCAPCNPRSASREEVRQLYLEAL
- the rhaB gene encoding rhamnulokinase — encoded protein: MTLRHCVAIDLGASSGRVMLARYDGQQQRLELSEIHRFANGLRKVDGYDCWDVDALEQEIRHGLQQVCDLGIRVDSFGIDTWGVDYVLIDKNGQRIGLPIAYRDHRTDGVMERACAELGREDIYQRSGIQFLPFNTLYQFRALRDSHPEWCQQAERALLIPDYLGYRLTGELNWEYTNATTTQLINIETDNWDSSLLEWAGAPQSWFGTPAWPGRVVGNWICRMGNKIPQVSVASHDTASAVLATPLADADAAYLSSGTWSLIGFESMTPYTSPQALAANITNEGGAEGRYRVLKNIMGLWLLQRITSELQESDIGELIARAARLPACRSVINPNDDRFLNPEHMVTEIQAACRETAQPVPTTAAELARCIFDSLALLYASALHSLEQVRGRRFSHLHVVGGGSQNPLLNQLCADACGLPLLAGPVEASTLGNIGCQLMALDELADVTAVRQLITKNYRLTRYTPNSNSEIARLSAQFQHSPTRELCA
- the rhaD gene encoding rhamnulose-1-phosphate aldolase, giving the protein MKTILDAWFVQGMIKATSDAWLKGWDERNGGNLTLRLDQEDLNPWQADFHAQPRYIALSQPLPELAGTPFIVTGSGKFFRNVQLDPAANLGVVQVDSDGAGYHILWGLTGDALPTSELPAHFQSHAVRMKATGGRDRVIMHCHATNLIALTYVLENDTNVITRKLWEGSTECLVVFPDGVGILPWMVPGTDEIGLATAQQMAQHSLVLWPFHGVFGSGPTLDEAFGLIDTAEKSAQILVKVISMGGMKQTISREELQALAQRFDVTPLPGALAL
- a CDS encoding spore coat U domain-containing protein encodes the protein MSGAARAETLTGQLSVRLIIGPGCTVTNGSSTGGVNSWGTLDFGTKADLNNAFSSRALGADNANPITITCNTATSPTLTFNGGANTGSGNLRYMASAGNRIAYRLYTDSAFSTPITANTAISIPNNTGQAFNIYGRILPEDQTATTAGLTPPAGTYNDTVVATLVW
- the rhaA gene encoding L-rhamnose isomerase, whose protein sequence is MTTHSESIWNNAKQRFAAIGVDAEQALAQLARLPVSMHCWQGDDVAGFENPEGALTGGIQATGNYPGKARNASELRADLEQALHLIPGAKRLNLHAIYLESDQPVARDQIKPEHFSNWVSWARDNKLGLDFNPSCFSHPLSADGFTLAHADPKIRQFWIDHCKASRRVSAYFGEQLGTPSVMNIWIPDGMKDLTVDRLAPRQRLLNALDEIISEKLNPEHHIDAVESKLFGIGSESYTVGSNEFYMGYATSRQTALCLDAGHFHPTEVISDKISSAMLYVPRLLLHVSRPVRWDSDHVVLLDDETQAIANEIIRHNLFDRVHIGLDFFDASINRVAAWVIGTRNMKKALLRALLEPTDRLRKLELEGDYTARLALLEEQKSLPWQAVWEEWCRRENVPAGSEWLDEVRRYEQTVLETRR